The following proteins come from a genomic window of Gallus gallus isolate bGalGal1 chromosome 22, bGalGal1.mat.broiler.GRCg7b, whole genome shotgun sequence:
- the LOC121107431 gene encoding translation initiation factor IF-2-like, which produces MPLPTAGNIPGWQGSGSGSASSRWGCGLGPCAVGSPRSPQAAARCRPPAAPAPPQSSEHLQCSCGCSPGPAPCPPAGSRRRGPLQMPWRTPRSSGTQRPPTCAPIPPRLRSAAAAQRWNQEVSLGAAQRAAGCPHRVAVGKLALPHWGCSCFSSSDNELRRPGGHQRHPLPPDLDEQRSDESSRGPPAQQRPAVEAARAGRVPSARPHHHRARAAHWQHPGPKEEAAAGPGCSRSETPALGEAGWAQHKRERPQKPCLEPWAPRRPPRHTQSSGSAPGAPAPAPALPLQTWAVHHHHRAL; this is translated from the exons ATGCCCCTGCCCACTGCTGGCAACATCCCCGGCTGGCAGGGAAGCGGCAGCGGCAGCgccagcagccgatggggctgcGGCCTGGGGCCGTGTGCCGTGGGaagcccccgcagcccgcaggcagcTGCCCGCtgcaggcccccggccgccccggcccctcCACAGTCCTCCGAGCACCTCCAGTGCAGCTGCGGGTGCTCCCCgggccctgcaccctgcccgccagCTGGGAGCAGGCGACGGGGCCCTTTGCAGATGCCGTGGCGCACACCCAGGAGCAgcggcacccagcgcccaccaacgtgtgcccccatcccgccacggctccgctcggctgcagcagcgcagcgCTGGAATCAGgaggtgagtttgggggctgcgcAGCGggcggcaggctgtccgcaccgggtggctgtgggaaagctggcattgccccactggggatgttcttgcttttccagcagcgaCAATGAGCTCAGACGTCCCGGAGGACATCAGCGACATCCACTGCCTCCTGACTTGGATGAACaacg aagcgaTGAGTCTTCGCGAGGTCCCCCAGCCCAGCAACGACCTGCTGTGGAGGCAGCCCGAGCCGGCCGAGTGCCCAGCGCTCGCCCGCACCACCACAGGGCACGAGCAGCGCACTGGCAGCATCCAGGCcccaaagaggaagctgccgcaGGGCCGGGATGCTCCAGAAGCGAAACGCCGGCGCTAGGCGAGGCTGGGTGGGCTCAGCACAAGCGGGAGCGCCCGCAGAAACCGtgcctggagccctgggctcctcgccGGCCCCCGCggcacacacagagcagcggcagtgctccaggggcaccagcaccggccccggCCCTACCCCTCCAAACCTGGGCtgtccaccaccaccaccgtgCACTGTGA
- the LOC101750811 gene encoding uncharacterized protein LOC101750811 isoform X2, which translates to MSSTCCGCSRAGYSMGRVWGAMASARLILLLLIATTFWKFAAAPWRAPGADDYTGSVNAVAWSDSAFVPEVEPRDVSGGEWDAESQPAPRMEAIADGMGPARQRGKLGRERDSLRFYHALKAVTEDNEVPEFNGEPVDGAVFEEGSSHTLPISREGTEDVQVAGASGAHSEQAGNGVHVNDLPMFCLKGAIAVFVPILLIIIVCCIYIRRRRKKHQRLTEAAKARCAAYEDSEYADRQTWHQRPPRVSGRSARGLQSPNTSPPPRPKSAPSRLPPPRPPRPRSPQPRWAPPPPPPPPPSFRGW; encoded by the exons atGTCATCAacttgctgtggctgcagccgTGCTGGTTACAGCATGGGACGAGTGTGGGGAGCTATGGCCTCTGCCCGTCTCATACTCCTCCTCCTGATTGCCACAACTTTCTGGAAgtttgctgctgctccgtgGCGAGCACCAGGAGCAG ATGACTACACCGGTTCTGTTAATGCGGTTGCCTGGTCGGACTCGGCTTTTGTTCCTGAGGTGGAACCCAGAG ATGTGAGTGGAGGTGAATGGGATGCAGAATCCCAGCCGGCTCCCAGGATGGAAGCTATAGCAGATGGCATGG GTCCTGCGAGACAGAGAGGGAAACTGGGACGAGAAAGAGATTCGCTGCGGTTTTATCATGCTCTCAAGGCAGTGACGGAGGACAACGAAGTGCCTG AGTTCAATGGAGAGCCTGTGGACGGGGCTGTGTTTGAGGAGGGCAGCAGCCACACACTGCCCATCTCCCGTGAAGGCACAGAGGACGTGCAAGTAGCTGGCGCTTCAG GTGCACACAGTGAACAAGCTGGGAATGGGGTCCACGTGAACGACCTCCCCATGTTCTGCTTGAAAGGTGCTATTGCCGTGTTTGTTCCTATTCTGCTGATAATAATTGTGTGCTGCATTTACATCCGGCGGCGGAGGAAGAAACACCA GCGCCTCACTGAAGCTGCCAAAGCCCGGTGTGCTGCCTACGAAGACTCAGAGTATGCGGACAGACAGACTTGGCACCAGCGGCCTCCACGTGTGTCAGGACGTTCTGCCcgggggctgcagagccccaaCACATCGCCGCCCCCCAGGCCCAAGAGTGCCCCGTCTCGGCTGCCCCCGCCGCGGCCCCCAAGGCCCAGaagcccccagccccgctgGGCACCACCACCGCCACCGCCACCGCCCCCATCCTTCAGGGGATGGTAG
- the LOC101750811 gene encoding proline-rich receptor-like protein kinase PERK7 isoform X1 translates to MSSTCCGCSRAGYSMGRVWGAMASARLILLLLIATTFWKFAAAPWRAPGADDYTGSVNAVAWSDSAFVPEVEPRDVSGGEWDAESQPAPRMEAIADGMEVPPERAVQNSQLRPTPEPRWYPRGPARQRGKLGRERDSLRFYHALKAVTEDNEVPEFNGEPVDGAVFEEGSSHTLPISREGTEDVQVAGASGAHSEQAGNGVHVNDLPMFCLKGAIAVFVPILLIIIVCCIYIRRRRKKHQRLTEAAKARCAAYEDSEYADRQTWHQRPPRVSGRSARGLQSPNTSPPPRPKSAPSRLPPPRPPRPRSPQPRWAPPPPPPPPPSFRGW, encoded by the exons atGTCATCAacttgctgtggctgcagccgTGCTGGTTACAGCATGGGACGAGTGTGGGGAGCTATGGCCTCTGCCCGTCTCATACTCCTCCTCCTGATTGCCACAACTTTCTGGAAgtttgctgctgctccgtgGCGAGCACCAGGAGCAG ATGACTACACCGGTTCTGTTAATGCGGTTGCCTGGTCGGACTCGGCTTTTGTTCCTGAGGTGGAACCCAGAG ATGTGAGTGGAGGTGAATGGGATGCAGAATCCCAGCCGGCTCCCAGGATGGAAGCTATAGCAGATGGCATGG AAGTGCCTCCAGAGAGGGCCGTGCAAAACTCACAGCTGCGTCCCACGCCGGAGCCCCGCTGGTATCCCAGGG GTCCTGCGAGACAGAGAGGGAAACTGGGACGAGAAAGAGATTCGCTGCGGTTTTATCATGCTCTCAAGGCAGTGACGGAGGACAACGAAGTGCCTG AGTTCAATGGAGAGCCTGTGGACGGGGCTGTGTTTGAGGAGGGCAGCAGCCACACACTGCCCATCTCCCGTGAAGGCACAGAGGACGTGCAAGTAGCTGGCGCTTCAG GTGCACACAGTGAACAAGCTGGGAATGGGGTCCACGTGAACGACCTCCCCATGTTCTGCTTGAAAGGTGCTATTGCCGTGTTTGTTCCTATTCTGCTGATAATAATTGTGTGCTGCATTTACATCCGGCGGCGGAGGAAGAAACACCA GCGCCTCACTGAAGCTGCCAAAGCCCGGTGTGCTGCCTACGAAGACTCAGAGTATGCGGACAGACAGACTTGGCACCAGCGGCCTCCACGTGTGTCAGGACGTTCTGCCcgggggctgcagagccccaaCACATCGCCGCCCCCCAGGCCCAAGAGTGCCCCGTCTCGGCTGCCCCCGCCGCGGCCCCCAAGGCCCAGaagcccccagccccgctgGGCACCACCACCGCCACCGCCACCGCCCCCATCCTTCAGGGGATGGTAG
- the LOC112530188 gene encoding proline-rich protein 2-like has translation MKTTIGGAVPVSFQPIPAPNVTSMVPQASVQPGVPGVQGQGAQLPPGVIPQTVVQLPAGAMPYTVGPLPPQGLPPTVGQLPPPGAMPPIVLQLPPGAMPQTVGELPPQVVPPTVGPLPPQGVAPMVGLIPPQGLPPTVGQLPPGAMPPPVVQVPPGALSGSVLQLTAGAMPPTVGQLPPQGVPATAGQLSIQGVPPAVGPILPQGVAPMVGHLSPGAMPPTVLQLPVGAMPQTVGQLPPQGVPPTVGPLPPQEVPPTVGQLPPQEVPPIVVQLTPEGLYTIVGHLPPGERQLPLLQLLPGGMKPGMPPPNAPAHCWQHPRLAGKRQRQRQQPMGQRPGAVCRGKPPQPAGSCPLQAPGRPGPSTLLRAPAVQLRVLPGPCTLPASWEQATGPFADAVAHTQEQRHPAPTNVCPHPATAPLGCSSAALESGGEFGGCAAGGRLSAPGGCGKAGIAPLGMFLLFQQRQ, from the coding sequence ATGAAGACCACCATTGGCGGAGCAGTGCCCGTATCCTTCcagcccatccctgcccccaATGTCACCTCCATGGTGCCTCAGGCCTCTGTCCAGCCGGGGGTACCGGGtgtgcagggacagggagcGCAGCTGCCACCTGGGGTGATCCCCCAGACGGTGGttcagctgccagctggggCAATGCCCTATACTGTGGGCCCGCTCCCACCTCAGGGGCTGCCCCCAACGGTGGGTCAGCTCCCACCACCTGGGGCAATGCCCCCAATTGTGCTTCAGCTGCCACCTGGGGCAATGCCTCAAACTGTGGGTGAGCTCCCACCTCAGGTGGTGCCCCCAACGGTGGGCCCGCTCCCACCTCAGGGGGTAGCCCCAATGGTGGGTCTGATCCCACCTCAGGGGCTGCCCCCAACAGTGGGTCAGCTCCCACCTGGGGCGATGCCCCCACCTGTAGTTCAGGTGCCACCAGGGGCATTGTCTGGAAGTGTGCTTCAGCTGACAGCTGGGGCAATGCCCCCAACTGTGGGTCAGCTCCCACCTCAAGGGGTACCCGCAACTGCGGGTCAGCTTTCAATTCAGGGGGTACCCCCAGCTGTGGGTCCGATCCTACCTCAGGGGGTAGCCCCAATGGTGGGCCATCTTTCACCTGGGGCAATGCCCCCAactgtgcttcagctgccagTTGGGGCAATGCCCCAAACTGTGGGTCAGCTCCCACCTCAAGGTGTACCCCCAACTGTGGGCCCTCTCCCACCTCAGGAGGTGCCCCCAACGGTGGGTCAGCTCCCACCTCAGGAGGTGCCCCCAATTGTGGTTCAGCTCACACCTGAGGGGCTGTACACAATTGTGGGTCATCTGCCACCCGGGGAGAGGCAGTTacccctcctccagctcctaCCCGGCGGGATGAAGCCGGGTATGCCTCCCCCCAATGCCCCTGCCCACTGCTGGCAACATCCCCGGCTGGCAGGGAAGCGGCAGCGGCAGCgccagcagccgatggggcaGCGGCCCGGGGCCGTGTGCCGTGGGaagcccccgcagcccgcaggcagcTGCCCGCtgcaggcccccggccgccccggcccctcCACGCTCCTCCGAGcacctgcagtgcagctgcGGGTGCTCCCCgggccctgcaccctgcccgccagCTGGGAGCAGGCGACGGGGCCCTTTGCAGATGCCGTGGCGCACACCCAGGAGCAgcggcacccagcgcccaccaacgtgtgcccccatcccgccacggctccgctcggctgcagcagcgcagcgCTGGAATCAGgaggtgagtttgggggctgcgcAGCGggcggcaggctgtccgcaccgggtggctgtgggaaagctggcattgccccactggggatgttcttgcttttccagcagcgaCAATGA